In Lonchura striata isolate bLonStr1 chromosome 30, bLonStr1.mat, whole genome shotgun sequence, a single genomic region encodes these proteins:
- the SNRPE gene encoding small nuclear ribonucleoprotein E isoform X1, translated as MAYRGQGQKVQKVMVQPINLIFRYLQNRSRIQVWLYEQVNMRIEGCIIGFDEYMNLVLDDAEEIHSKTKARKQLGRIMLKGDNITLLQSVSS; from the exons ATGGCGTACCGCGGGCAGGGCCAGAAGGTGCAGAAGGTGATGGTGCAGCCCATC AACCTGATCTTCCGCTACCTGCAGAAC CGGTCCCGGATCCAGGTGTGGCTCTATGAGCAGGTGAACATGAGGATTGAGGGCTGCATCATC GGCTTTGACGAGTACATGAACCTGGTGCTGGACGATGCTGAGGAGATTCACTCCAAAACCAAGGCCAGGAAGCAGCTGG GTCGGATCATGCTGAAGGGGGACAACATCACCCTCCTGCAGAGCGTCTCCAGTTAG
- the SNRPE gene encoding small nuclear ribonucleoprotein E isoform X2: MAYRGQGQKVQKRSRIQVWLYEQVNMRIEGCIIGFDEYMNLVLDDAEEIHSKTKARKQLGRIMLKGDNITLLQSVSS; this comes from the exons ATGGCGTACCGCGGGCAGGGCCAGAAGGTGCAGAAG CGGTCCCGGATCCAGGTGTGGCTCTATGAGCAGGTGAACATGAGGATTGAGGGCTGCATCATC GGCTTTGACGAGTACATGAACCTGGTGCTGGACGATGCTGAGGAGATTCACTCCAAAACCAAGGCCAGGAAGCAGCTGG GTCGGATCATGCTGAAGGGGGACAACATCACCCTCCTGCAGAGCGTCTCCAGTTAG